From Camelina sativa cultivar DH55 chromosome 7, Cs, whole genome shotgun sequence, one genomic window encodes:
- the LOC104700752 gene encoding metalloendoproteinase 5-MMP: MRFLLLVTILTSFFFFFFFTVTPISAKFYTNVSSIPPLQFLNATQNAWETFSKLAGCHIGEKIDGLSKLKRYFHRFGYISAAAVDNCTDDFDDVLQSAIDTYQKNFNLKVTGKLDSSTLRQIVKPRCGNPDMIDGVSEMNGGRKLRTTERYSFFPGKPRWPKRKRDLTYAFVPQNNLTDEVKRVFARAFTRWSEVTPFNFTRSESLVGADIVIGFFSGEHGDGEPFDGAMGTLAHASSPPTGMLHLDSDEDWLISDGGISRRILPVTSVVDLESVVVHEIGHLLGLGHSSVEDAIMFPAISGGDRKVELAKDDIEGIQHLYGGNPNGDGGGEKKSSRQSETSGGGSLRRWRGWVFSLSLVATCIFFICV; encoded by the coding sequence ATGAGATTTCTTCTACTAGTAACGATCTtaacaagcttcttcttcttcttcttcttcacagtgACTCCAATCTCAGCCAAATTCTACACAAACGTCTCTTCAATCCCACCGTTACAATTCCTAAACGCAACGCAAAACGCGTGGGAAACGTTCTCAAAACTCGCCGGTTGTCACATCGGTGAAAAAATCGACGGTCTCTCCAAACTCAAACGATACTTCCACCGTTTCGGTTACATCTCCGCCGCCGCCGTCGATAACTGCACCGACGATTTCGACGACGTGCTCCAATCAGCGATCGACACGTACCAGAAAAATTTTAATCTCAAAGTCACCGGAAAACTCGATTCCTCGACTCTCCGGCAGATCGTCAAACCACGATGCGGGAATCCGGACATGATCGACGGTGTTTCGGAGATGAACGGCGGAAGAAAGCTTCGTACGACGGAGCGGTACTCGTTTTTTCCCGGGAAGCCGCGGTGGCCGAAACGGAAACGAGATCTGACTTACGCGTTTGTGCCGCAGAACAATCTGACGGACGAGGTTAAACGCGTGTTCGCACGCGCCTTCACGCGCTGGTCGGAGGTGACGCCGTTTAATTTCACGCGCTCCGAGTCACTCGTCGGAGCTGATATAGTGATCGGGTTCTTTTCCGGTGAACATGGAGATGGTGAGCCGTTTGATGGAGCGATGGGGACGTTGGCTCACGCTTCGTCTCCTCCTACGGGGATGTTGCATTTAGACAGTGACGAGGATTGGTTGATCTCTGACGGTGGAATCAGCCGTCGGATATTGCCGGTGACGTCGGTGGTGGATCTTGAATCGGTGGTTGTTCATGAGATCGGACATTTGCTAGGGTTGGGTCACTCGTCGGTGGAAGATGCGATTATGTTCCCGGCGATTTCTGGTGGTGATCGGAAAGTGGAGTTAGCTAAGGATGATATAGAGGGGATACAGCATTTGTACGGTGGGAATCCGAATGGAGACGGTGGTGGTGAGAAGAAGAGTAGCCGTCAGAGTGAAACTAGCGGTGGTGGTAGCTTGCGTCGGTGGAGAGGGTGGGTGTTTAGCCTATCATTGGTTGCCACgtgtattttctttatttgtgttTAG